From the Salinimicrobium tongyeongense genome, one window contains:
- a CDS encoding RluA family pseudouridine synthase, with amino-acid sequence MISENNNPEPEDNDDDLYEHHRFVADKGQQPLRVDKFLMNYIEKATRNKIQTAAKEGNIHVNEVPVKSNYKVKPGDVVQVLFEHPPYEFLLTPEDIPLDIVYEDDALLIVNKPAGMVVHPGHGNYSGTLINALVYHFENLPQNSDERPGLVHRIDKDTSGLLVIAKTEKAMTKLAKQFFDKSSEREYIALVWGNVEEDVGTVEGNIGRHPKNRLQNTVYLGEDEDKGKPAVTHFKVLERLGYVTLVSCQLETGRTHQIRVHMKHIGHTLFNDERYGGDKILKGTTFTKYKQFVDNCFKVLPRQALHAKTLGFKHPETGEWMRFDSPIPQDMQDCIERWRNYAKNQKEFIDE; translated from the coding sequence CAGCCCCTGCGAGTGGACAAGTTCCTGATGAATTACATCGAAAAAGCCACTCGTAATAAAATTCAGACGGCAGCTAAAGAGGGAAATATACACGTTAACGAGGTTCCGGTAAAATCAAATTACAAAGTGAAGCCGGGGGATGTGGTGCAGGTGTTGTTTGAGCATCCGCCTTATGAATTCCTGCTCACGCCAGAGGATATTCCGCTGGACATTGTTTATGAAGACGATGCACTTCTCATTGTGAATAAACCTGCCGGAATGGTGGTACATCCCGGTCATGGCAACTACAGCGGTACACTTATTAACGCGCTGGTATACCATTTCGAAAACTTGCCGCAAAACAGCGATGAACGCCCGGGGCTTGTACACAGGATAGATAAAGACACCAGCGGCCTGCTGGTTATTGCAAAGACCGAAAAAGCCATGACCAAACTGGCAAAGCAGTTCTTTGACAAAAGCAGCGAGCGCGAGTATATAGCTCTTGTTTGGGGGAATGTGGAAGAGGATGTAGGTACGGTGGAAGGCAATATTGGACGTCACCCCAAAAACAGGCTACAAAACACGGTATACCTTGGTGAAGATGAAGATAAGGGAAAACCTGCGGTAACACATTTTAAAGTGCTTGAAAGGCTGGGTTATGTCACCCTTGTTTCCTGCCAGCTTGAAACCGGCCGTACCCATCAAATCAGGGTGCATATGAAACACATTGGCCACACGCTCTTTAACGACGAGCGTTACGGCGGTGACAAGATTTTGAAAGGAACAACCTTCACCAAATACAAACAGTTTGTAGACAACTGCTTTAAGGTGCTGCCAAGGCAGGCGCTGCACGCCAAAACCCTTGGCTTTAAACATCCCGAAACTGGTGAGTGGATGAGGTTTGATTCTCCCATCCCACAGGATATGCAGGACTGTATAGAGCGCTGGCGAAACTATGCCAAAAATCAAAAGGAATTCATCGACGAATAA
- the yaaA gene encoding peroxide stress protein YaaA — protein sequence MKIVVSPAKTLDYESKLPTTRGTQPSFLETTAGINRKLSRMSKKEIGELMSISDKLADLNYSRYQQFSEEHTKQNSRPAVYAFAGDVYTGLDAYTIPSEKIDFMQDSLRILSGYYGILRPLDLIQPYRLEMGTSLLVGRKKNLYEIWQEKVTAYLNEELKEDELFVNLASQEYFKAIDTSHLKVPVISPVFKDYKNGKLKIISFFAKKARGSMARFLIESEAQTLEQLKAFDVDGYRFSAEETSNENEPVFTR from the coding sequence ATGAAAATAGTTGTATCGCCCGCCAAAACACTCGACTACGAATCTAAATTACCCACAACCAGAGGAACCCAGCCCTCATTTCTCGAAACCACAGCCGGCATTAACCGGAAGCTTTCGCGCATGTCAAAAAAAGAGATCGGCGAACTCATGAGTATCAGCGATAAACTGGCCGATCTTAATTACAGTCGTTACCAGCAATTTTCTGAAGAACATACCAAACAAAATTCCCGGCCTGCGGTCTATGCTTTTGCCGGAGATGTTTATACAGGTCTTGATGCCTACACCATTCCTTCTGAAAAGATCGATTTTATGCAGGATTCTTTGCGGATCCTTTCAGGTTACTACGGAATTTTAAGGCCGCTGGACCTTATTCAGCCGTACCGCCTCGAGATGGGAACATCCTTGCTGGTAGGCCGTAAGAAAAACCTCTATGAAATCTGGCAGGAGAAGGTGACAGCTTATTTGAACGAAGAGCTTAAAGAAGATGAACTTTTTGTAAACCTGGCGAGCCAGGAGTATTTCAAGGCCATAGATACTTCACACCTGAAAGTGCCGGTAATTTCTCCGGTGTTTAAAGATTACAAGAACGGCAAGCTGAAGATCATCAGTTTTTTTGCAAAAAAAGCACGGGGTTCTATGGCCAGATTTCTTATTGAGTCTGAAGCCCAGACACTTGAGCAGCTCAAAGCCTTTGATGTGGATGGCTACAGATTTTCGGCTGAAGAAACCTCTAATGAGAACGAGCCGGTTTTTACGAGATAG
- a CDS encoding pyruvate carboxylase, whose translation MKIKKVLVANRGEIAIRIFRACTEIGLRTVGIYTYEDRYSLHRYKADESYQIGADKDPLKPYLDIKAIIKVAKENAVDAIHPGYGFLSENAEFARQCEENGIIFIGPKVSVLQSLGDKVKAKEVAVANDIPVIRSNEKDLTTVEVALEEAEKIGYPVMLKAASGGGGRGMRVIRSEDDLKSGFNESRREAKNAFGDDTVFLEKFVEDPKHIEIQIVGDHHGNLVHLFERDCSVQRRYQKVIEFAPSMGLDEKVKQDLYIYAVKLCKAVDYNNIGTVEFLVDRTGEIFFIEVNPRIQVEHTVTEIITNIDLVKAQIFIAGGYKLSDKQIKIESQDSIQTNGFALQCRITTEDPTNNFKPDYGTITTYRSASGFGIRLDAGSIYQGVKVSPFFDSMLVKVSASSRTLDGACRKMRRALAEFRIRGVMTNIGFLDNILSHPTFRQGDVTVNFIKEHPELFQIKKTRNRATKMVKFLGDVIINGNEDVKKPEKRKFIKPVVPSFKDDNAYPKGTKDLLSEYGPEKFSRWLLHEGKVHFTDTTMRDAHQSLLATRMRTYDMEKVAEGFARNHPEVFSMEVWGGATFDVCMRFLKEDPWERLRRLRAAMPNVLLQMLLRGSNGVGYTAYPDNLIEKFVEQAWENGVDVFRIFDSLNWMESIAPCIEHVRNKTNGLAEGTICYTGDLMNPKETKYNLDYYVQLGKDIENAGAHIIGIKDMAGILKPDAAFELVSALKSRINVPIHLHTHDTSSIQAATYLKAIEAGVDVVDVALGGLSGLTSQPNFNSIVEMLKFHDRGRAFNTDKLNEYSQYWEAVRRYYYPFESGLKAGSGEVYKHEIPGGQYSNLKPQAESLGLADRFHEITEMYSKVNELFGDIIKVTPSSKVVGDMAQYLVSNNLSIEDVLEKGEDISFPQSVKSFFRGDLGQPYGGFPEKIQKIVLKDEKPYTERPNAYLEPIDFEKEFAKFEKTFGEGMGRDVEITDFLSYKLYPKVFTDFYNHHLEFGGVMNVPTKNFFYGMEPGEEIIVDLDRGKTLLIEFLSIGETDEDGMAKVFFKVNGQTRAVEVKDKSVKVEKVVHQKVDKDDKKQVGAPLQGALSNIQVEPGQKVENNQPLFVIEAMKMETTITANTAGEVDKIVLKEGDMVYADDLVIVLK comes from the coding sequence ATGAAAATTAAAAAGGTTTTAGTAGCGAACAGAGGAGAAATAGCCATCAGGATATTTAGAGCCTGTACCGAGATTGGGTTAAGAACCGTGGGTATTTATACCTACGAAGACCGCTATTCCCTGCACCGTTACAAGGCCGATGAATCTTACCAGATAGGGGCCGATAAAGATCCTCTAAAGCCTTATTTAGACATTAAGGCCATTATCAAAGTGGCTAAGGAAAACGCTGTGGATGCAATCCATCCCGGTTACGGTTTTCTTTCTGAAAATGCCGAATTTGCCAGGCAATGTGAAGAGAACGGGATCATTTTTATAGGCCCAAAGGTTTCTGTGCTTCAGTCCTTGGGGGATAAAGTAAAAGCCAAGGAAGTTGCGGTGGCAAATGATATTCCGGTAATCCGCAGTAACGAAAAAGATCTCACCACGGTTGAAGTGGCACTCGAGGAAGCCGAAAAAATAGGTTATCCGGTAATGCTGAAGGCTGCATCGGGAGGCGGCGGCCGCGGAATGCGGGTAATACGTTCGGAAGATGATTTAAAAAGCGGTTTTAACGAATCTCGAAGAGAGGCTAAAAATGCTTTTGGTGACGATACTGTCTTCCTTGAAAAATTCGTGGAAGATCCCAAACATATCGAAATTCAAATCGTGGGAGACCATCACGGGAACCTGGTGCACCTTTTCGAGAGAGATTGTTCTGTACAGCGCAGGTATCAAAAAGTGATAGAATTTGCTCCCTCCATGGGGCTTGATGAAAAGGTGAAACAGGACCTGTACATTTACGCGGTTAAACTTTGTAAGGCCGTGGATTATAACAATATAGGGACTGTAGAATTTCTTGTAGACCGCACCGGGGAGATCTTTTTTATTGAAGTGAACCCACGCATACAGGTGGAACACACGGTTACCGAGATCATTACCAATATTGATCTTGTAAAAGCCCAGATTTTTATCGCCGGCGGTTATAAGCTGAGTGATAAACAAATTAAGATTGAAAGTCAGGATTCTATACAAACGAATGGTTTTGCCCTGCAGTGCCGCATCACTACCGAAGATCCTACAAATAATTTTAAACCAGATTACGGTACGATCACAACCTATAGAAGTGCTTCAGGTTTCGGAATTAGACTGGATGCCGGTAGTATTTATCAGGGTGTAAAAGTGTCACCTTTCTTTGATTCTATGCTGGTAAAGGTTTCCGCCAGTAGCCGTACTCTCGACGGGGCATGTCGCAAAATGCGAAGGGCGCTGGCAGAGTTCAGGATAAGGGGGGTGATGACCAATATTGGTTTTCTCGACAACATACTTTCCCATCCTACTTTCCGGCAGGGTGATGTTACGGTGAATTTCATTAAAGAACACCCTGAACTTTTCCAGATTAAAAAGACACGAAACCGGGCCACAAAAATGGTGAAATTCCTTGGTGATGTGATCATCAACGGAAATGAGGACGTAAAAAAACCTGAAAAGAGGAAGTTTATTAAGCCAGTCGTTCCGTCATTTAAAGATGATAATGCCTACCCTAAAGGCACCAAAGACCTGCTTTCGGAATACGGACCGGAAAAATTTTCCCGCTGGCTGTTGCACGAAGGGAAAGTACATTTCACTGACACTACCATGCGCGATGCCCACCAGAGTCTGCTGGCAACACGTATGCGTACTTATGATATGGAGAAGGTGGCTGAAGGCTTTGCCCGCAACCATCCCGAAGTTTTTAGTATGGAAGTATGGGGCGGTGCGACCTTCGATGTTTGCATGCGGTTCTTAAAAGAAGATCCGTGGGAAAGGTTGAGAAGGTTACGCGCGGCTATGCCCAATGTATTGCTTCAAATGCTGCTGCGGGGCTCCAATGGGGTGGGTTACACCGCCTATCCCGATAACCTGATTGAAAAATTTGTAGAACAGGCCTGGGAAAACGGGGTGGATGTTTTCAGGATCTTTGACAGTCTCAACTGGATGGAATCTATCGCTCCCTGTATTGAGCATGTGAGGAATAAAACTAACGGCCTGGCCGAAGGAACCATCTGCTATACGGGAGACCTTATGAACCCGAAAGAGACTAAATATAACCTCGACTACTACGTACAGCTTGGTAAAGATATAGAGAACGCAGGGGCCCATATCATCGGGATTAAAGATATGGCAGGGATCCTGAAGCCCGATGCGGCTTTTGAACTGGTGTCGGCCCTTAAATCCCGCATCAATGTTCCTATTCACCTGCATACTCATGACACCTCTTCCATACAGGCGGCCACTTATCTCAAGGCCATAGAGGCGGGGGTAGATGTGGTTGATGTTGCCCTTGGTGGCCTTTCCGGACTTACCTCGCAGCCCAACTTCAATTCTATAGTGGAAATGCTGAAGTTCCACGATCGCGGCAGAGCTTTTAACACCGATAAATTAAATGAATATTCCCAGTACTGGGAAGCCGTAAGGCGCTACTACTATCCTTTTGAATCGGGCTTAAAAGCTGGTTCAGGAGAAGTCTATAAACACGAGATTCCGGGAGGACAGTATTCCAACCTCAAGCCGCAGGCCGAGAGCCTTGGCCTGGCCGATCGCTTTCACGAGATCACCGAAATGTACAGCAAAGTGAATGAGCTTTTTGGCGACATCATTAAAGTTACACCCAGCTCAAAAGTGGTGGGAGACATGGCGCAGTACCTGGTAAGTAACAACCTTTCTATTGAAGATGTGCTTGAAAAAGGAGAGGATATTTCTTTTCCGCAGTCGGTGAAAAGTTTTTTTAGAGGAGATCTTGGTCAGCCATATGGCGGATTTCCTGAAAAAATTCAGAAGATCGTCCTCAAGGATGAAAAACCTTATACCGAAAGACCTAACGCATACCTGGAACCTATAGATTTTGAAAAGGAATTTGCCAAATTTGAAAAGACCTTCGGCGAAGGTATGGGCAGGGATGTAGAGATCACCGATTTTCTTTCCTATAAATTGTACCCCAAAGTATTCACCGATTTCTACAACCACCACTTAGAATTTGGAGGGGTGATGAATGTGCCTACAAAGAATTTCTTCTACGGGATGGAACCGGGAGAAGAGATCATTGTAGACCTTGATCGTGGGAAAACCCTGCTTATCGAATTCCTTTCTATAGGAGAGACCGATGAAGACGGAATGGCTAAAGTTTTCTTTAAAGTGAACGGGCAAACCAGGGCTGTTGAGGTTAAGGATAAATCTGTGAAGGTGGAGAAAGTAGTACATCAAAAGGTTGATAAAGACGACAAAAAGCAGGTGGGCGCACCACTGCAGGGAGCTTTGTCAAACATCCAGGTTGAGCCGGGGCAAAAAGTGGAAAATAACCAGCCGCTGTTCGTGATCGAAGCCATGAAAATGGAAACTACCATCACCGCCAATACAGCCGGAGAAGTAGATAAGATCGTGCTCAAAGAAGGCGACATGGTCTATGCAGATGATCTGGTAATTGTGCTGAAGTAG
- a CDS encoding uracil-DNA glycosylase family protein yields MNPELFHHTHPYKPFIPENATKLIVGTLPPPRFTTRQLKEDDVDFCYGSRDGMLWQIIDRIFNLDLKFENTPEAVKQRKDFLAKKGIGICDTVESCRREKIDASDLGMLHVELRDLIGILRRHEKIDTLLFTGGNSKNGPEYFFRRILKEEKIKIKVISNDVPRVHQFLLDGRPINTVSLTAPSGSANRAIGSMELYKHLKKQDPEFNTIDFRVLQYRQFLKD; encoded by the coding sequence TTGAATCCTGAATTATTTCACCATACCCATCCTTACAAACCATTTATTCCCGAAAATGCCACCAAACTCATTGTTGGTACCTTGCCGCCGCCCAGGTTCACTACCAGGCAATTAAAAGAAGATGATGTAGATTTCTGTTATGGCAGCAGGGACGGGATGTTATGGCAAATTATTGACAGGATCTTCAATCTGGATCTCAAATTTGAAAACACACCCGAAGCCGTAAAACAGCGAAAAGATTTCCTGGCAAAAAAGGGCATAGGGATTTGTGATACCGTGGAAAGCTGCAGGCGCGAAAAAATAGATGCTTCAGATCTGGGGATGCTGCATGTGGAATTGCGGGACCTGATTGGCATTTTGCGCAGACATGAAAAAATTGACACCCTACTTTTCACCGGAGGCAACAGCAAGAATGGCCCCGAATATTTCTTCCGAAGAATATTAAAAGAAGAAAAGATTAAAATTAAAGTGATCTCTAACGATGTGCCGCGGGTCCACCAGTTTTTGCTTGACGGCAGGCCCATTAACACGGTATCGCTCACTGCGCCTTCAGGTTCGGCCAACAGGGCTATTGGCAGTATGGAGCTGTACAAACACCTAAAAAAACAAGACCCTGAATTCAATACTATTGATTTCAGGGTCTTGCAATACCGTCAGTTCTTAAAAGACTAA
- the trpA gene encoding tryptophan synthase subunit alpha, translated as MNRIKQKLQEEPSKKLLSIYFTAGYPQPGDTVTILKELQKNGVAMVEIGLPFSDPLADGPVIQRSSEIALENGMTTTKLFDQLENIRETVDIPLLIMGYFNPILQYGVEKFCRKCSETGIDGLIIPDLPLTEYELHYKRIFQQYDLLPVFLITPQTSEERIRKIDEASEGFIYMVSTAAVTGGTGGFGDTQKEYFTRVSKMALKNPLIVGFGIKDHETFSTATSHTKGAIIGSAFIKQLSEKGTGGIGDFISSIR; from the coding sequence ATGAACAGAATCAAACAAAAACTTCAGGAGGAGCCTTCAAAAAAGCTGCTTTCCATCTACTTTACAGCCGGATATCCTCAACCCGGAGATACGGTGACTATACTCAAGGAACTTCAGAAGAATGGAGTGGCCATGGTAGAAATTGGATTGCCATTTAGCGATCCATTAGCCGATGGCCCGGTGATACAAAGGAGTTCGGAAATTGCGCTGGAAAACGGCATGACCACCACCAAACTTTTTGATCAGTTGGAAAACATCAGGGAAACGGTTGATATTCCGTTGTTGATCATGGGCTATTTTAACCCGATACTTCAGTATGGAGTGGAGAAATTCTGCCGCAAGTGCAGTGAAACAGGCATTGACGGACTTATTATTCCCGATCTTCCGCTAACTGAATACGAGTTGCACTACAAGAGAATTTTTCAGCAGTATGACCTGCTTCCGGTGTTTCTTATCACTCCCCAAACTTCCGAAGAAAGAATCAGAAAGATCGATGAGGCTTCCGAAGGTTTTATTTATATGGTGAGCACGGCGGCGGTTACAGGCGGAACAGGAGGTTTTGGAGACACGCAAAAGGAGTATTTTACCAGGGTGTCAAAAATGGCATTAAAGAACCCTCTTATTGTGGGCTTTGGAATTAAGGATCACGAGACCTTTAGCACGGCGACTTCTCACACCAAAGGTGCCATTATTGGCAGCGCATTTATTAAACAGCTTAGCGAAAAAGGCACCGGCGGCATCGGGGATTTTATAAGTTCCATAAGATAA
- the trpB gene encoding tryptophan synthase subunit beta — translation MSYQVNEKGYYGDFGGAFIPEMLYPNVEELRSGYLNIMQEEGFQKEFRQLLKDYVGRPTPLYFAERFSEKFGAKVYLKREDLCHTGAHKVNNTIGQILMAKRLGKNRIIAETGAGQHGVATATVCALMGIECVVYMGEIDIKRQAPNVARMKMLGATVVPAKSGSRTLKDATNEAIRDWINNPVDTHYIIGSVVGPHPYPDMVARFQSVISEEVKKQLQEKEGREAPDHVVACVGGGSNAAGIYYHYLDDEKVNIIAVEAAGEGILTGKSAATSALGREGIIHGSKTLLMQTDDGQITEPYSISAGLDYPGVGPLHANLFRTGRGKFISVTDEEAMAAGLQLCKLEGIIPAIETAHALAIFDKRKFEKDEVVVVNLSGRGDKDLNTYIEHFNL, via the coding sequence ATGAGTTATCAAGTAAACGAAAAAGGATATTACGGGGATTTTGGCGGCGCCTTTATCCCTGAAATGCTATACCCAAATGTGGAAGAACTGCGTTCCGGCTATCTGAACATCATGCAGGAAGAGGGTTTTCAGAAAGAATTCCGCCAGCTGCTGAAGGATTATGTAGGGCGGCCCACTCCGCTGTATTTTGCTGAAAGGTTCAGCGAGAAATTCGGTGCCAAAGTCTATTTAAAACGCGAAGACCTTTGCCATACCGGGGCGCATAAAGTAAATAACACCATTGGGCAGATCCTGATGGCAAAACGCCTGGGCAAAAACCGTATCATTGCTGAAACCGGGGCAGGCCAGCACGGCGTTGCCACTGCGACGGTTTGTGCTTTAATGGGCATTGAGTGCGTGGTGTATATGGGCGAGATTGACATTAAGAGGCAGGCGCCAAACGTGGCCCGGATGAAGATGCTGGGCGCTACGGTGGTGCCGGCAAAATCGGGCAGCCGAACATTGAAAGACGCCACCAATGAAGCCATCCGCGACTGGATCAACAATCCGGTAGACACGCATTACATCATTGGTTCGGTGGTGGGGCCTCATCCCTACCCCGATATGGTAGCCCGTTTCCAAAGTGTAATTTCTGAAGAGGTGAAAAAGCAGCTTCAGGAAAAGGAAGGCCGTGAAGCACCAGATCATGTGGTAGCCTGTGTGGGCGGAGGCAGTAATGCCGCCGGAATTTACTATCACTACCTCGACGATGAGAAAGTAAATATCATTGCTGTTGAGGCCGCCGGGGAAGGCATACTTACCGGAAAAAGTGCTGCAACTTCGGCTCTTGGCCGCGAAGGGATTATTCACGGCAGTAAAACCCTGCTCATGCAAACCGATGACGGGCAGATCACAGAACCTTATTCCATCTCTGCCGGACTGGATTATCCGGGGGTTGGGCCTTTGCATGCCAACCTGTTTAGGACCGGTCGCGGGAAATTTATTTCGGTTACCGATGAAGAAGCCATGGCTGCAGGGTTGCAGTTATGCAAGCTGGAAGGGATCATTCCCGCCATTGAAACAGCCCATGCTTTAGCCATTTTTGACAAGAGGAAATTTGAAAAGGATGAAGTGGTTGTGGTGAACCTTTCGGGGCGCGGGGATAAAGACCTCAACACTTATATTGAACATTTTAACTTGTAA